One Candidatus Binatia bacterium genomic region harbors:
- a CDS encoding acyl-CoA dehydrogenase family protein — MQPLILNEEQSLLRDSAVDFVAQRSPVARMRALRDAGEAIGFDPVVWKEMADLGWPGILIPEAYGGLGLGYAEMVVVLEELGCALAPEPFLGTVLLGANTLLLGGSEAQKQEVLPAVASGERFLALAHHEPGVRHQMYRVSTRAVANGEDFVLDGEKDLVLDGPAAEKIIVSARTSGADGDRDGITLFLVEAGTPGLSRTNQHLIDTRGASLLNMSGVRLGASAVVGQVGHGADILDPVIDRALVGLSAEMLGGMRTAFEMTTSYLRDREQFGVKIGSFQALKHRAARMFVQVELARSTVMAAARAIDEGDKNIPEMASLAKGLLSASYVEIANEAVQMHGGIGMTDEHDIGFFLKRARSTELLFGDAVFHRNRWAALSGY; from the coding sequence ATGCAACCACTGATATTGAACGAAGAACAATCCCTGCTCCGCGACAGTGCTGTCGATTTTGTCGCCCAACGATCGCCTGTCGCGCGCATGCGCGCTCTCCGAGATGCCGGCGAGGCGATCGGCTTCGATCCGGTCGTATGGAAGGAGATGGCCGACCTCGGCTGGCCAGGGATCCTGATTCCCGAGGCTTATGGCGGCCTTGGCCTTGGTTACGCAGAAATGGTCGTCGTCCTCGAGGAACTTGGATGCGCTCTCGCGCCGGAACCCTTCCTGGGGACTGTTTTGCTCGGCGCCAATACCCTGCTCCTCGGTGGCAGCGAGGCCCAGAAGCAAGAAGTGCTTCCCGCCGTTGCTTCCGGTGAAAGGTTTCTCGCGCTTGCCCACCACGAACCCGGCGTGCGTCACCAGATGTATCGGGTGAGCACGCGAGCGGTGGCCAATGGCGAAGACTTCGTGCTCGACGGCGAGAAAGATCTGGTGCTGGACGGACCGGCCGCGGAAAAAATAATCGTATCGGCCCGGACCAGCGGCGCAGATGGTGATCGCGATGGGATCACCCTCTTCCTGGTGGAAGCTGGAACTCCGGGTCTTTCGCGGACCAACCAGCATTTGATCGATACCCGCGGGGCCTCGCTTCTCAACATGAGTGGCGTGAGACTCGGCGCATCTGCCGTCGTCGGCCAAGTAGGGCACGGCGCCGATATTCTTGATCCCGTGATCGACCGCGCCCTGGTGGGACTATCGGCCGAAATGCTTGGCGGGATGCGCACGGCCTTCGAAATGACCACCTCTTATCTTCGCGACCGGGAACAATTCGGGGTCAAGATCGGCAGCTTTCAGGCGCTCAAGCATCGCGCGGCGCGTATGTTCGTGCAGGTCGAACTCGCTCGCTCGACGGTGATGGCTGCCGCTCGCGCCATCGACGAGGGCGACAAGAATATTCCCGAAATGGCCTCACTGGCCAAGGGGTTGCTGTCCGCGTCCTACGTCGAAATCGCCAACGAGGCTGTCCAGATGCACGGGGGAATCGGCATGACCGACGAACACGATATCGGTTTCTTCCTCAAGCGCGCCCGCAGTACGGAACTTCTTTTCGGCGACGCCGTATTCCATCGGAATCGCTGGGCCGCGCTGAGCGGTTACTGA
- a CDS encoding NAD(P)-dependent oxidoreductase, producing MPATAEFACLPSAQYEPSVDNLSGKKIAVTGATGFLGRYVVDALLQRGAIPIGVVRNPDRVPELRAAGVELRRADLGDLEALKESFVECDAVASVAAMISVGSMYSIRKKQRDAYIQTNVGGIERVLEAADACGVRRIVHVSSANVYRDRKAPLREDSPLHDLDEIGLLNNNYSISKAAAERRACAIAADRNLSLTILRPTGIYGANDFNFMHWVRLVLRPPITLWPAGTHLQLVHGADVAEALLLCLENERSIGEAYNVCGGGESLWEFAEAWSQAGGPRARLLIPIPVPVPPLLENRKIFDELGWKPRDMVTCLRETFAADADPK from the coding sequence ATGCCCGCGACGGCGGAATTTGCCTGCCTTCCCTCCGCACAGTACGAACCTTCCGTGGACAATCTTTCGGGAAAGAAAATCGCTGTCACCGGCGCAACCGGCTTTCTCGGTCGCTACGTAGTGGACGCCTTGCTGCAGAGGGGTGCTATTCCGATCGGAGTTGTGCGCAACCCGGATCGTGTACCCGAGCTTCGCGCCGCGGGCGTGGAGCTTCGCCGCGCGGACCTCGGCGATCTCGAGGCGCTCAAGGAAAGCTTCGTGGAATGCGATGCCGTCGCTTCGGTTGCCGCAATGATCAGTGTCGGCAGCATGTACAGCATCCGCAAAAAGCAGCGTGACGCCTATATCCAGACCAACGTCGGTGGAATCGAGCGCGTGCTGGAGGCTGCCGATGCCTGCGGTGTTCGGCGGATCGTCCACGTATCGAGCGCGAATGTCTACCGCGACCGGAAAGCTCCGTTGCGCGAAGACTCCCCCCTGCATGATCTCGACGAGATCGGCTTGCTGAACAATAATTACAGCATATCCAAAGCCGCAGCCGAGCGACGCGCCTGCGCTATCGCCGCGGACCGGAATCTTTCACTGACGATCTTGCGACCGACAGGCATCTACGGCGCCAACGACTTCAACTTCATGCACTGGGTTCGCCTCGTGTTGCGACCACCGATCACCCTCTGGCCGGCTGGCACCCATCTTCAATTGGTCCATGGCGCCGACGTCGCTGAAGCCCTGCTGCTCTGCCTCGAGAACGAACGATCGATCGGGGAAGCGTATAACGTATGCGGTGGTGGCGAGAGCTTATGGGAATTTGCCGAAGCCTGGTCCCAGGCCGGCGGGCCACGCGCCCGCCTTCTGATCCCGATTCCGGTCCCTGTCCCACCCCTGCTGGAGAACCGAAAAATCTTCGACGAACTCGGCTGGAAACCACGCGATATGGTAACCTGCCTGAGAGAAACCTTTGCGGCAGACGCCGATCCAAAATAA
- a CDS encoding sigma-54 dependent transcriptional regulator: protein MKHSILVVDDEAAIGIAIQRLLKKKGYRVDVCTSGEEAIEAIGQTPYHLIISDLSMQGMSGMELLAWTRKNASETALIMITAYGSEKTAVDAMKLGASDYVPKPFDNDELLLKVSRVLDTRTTRVENQLLREQIGASLGLDNFVGRSPSMQRVFEVIRKVADSDLTVLVRGPSGTGKELVANAIHLGSPRKQRPLVKVNCAAFTRELVESELFGHEKGAFTGAVRAREGKFELADGGTLFLDEIGDMALETQAKILRALQEKEIQRVGGDITLKVDVRIIAATNHDLEAKVADGTFREDLFYRLNVVPISLPPLREREGDLPILIDYFLDGIAERLGRERARFTPAAMRALADAEWKGNVRELEHVIEQSVVLADGIEIDIEGLPDTVRQSTAGTVGVAVDHTLPFKEAKQIVVAEFERSFLEAALARHEGNISRTAEAIGMYRQHLQGKLAEYGIEASSFRPVR from the coding sequence GTGAAACATTCGATTCTCGTCGTCGACGACGAAGCCGCCATCGGCATTGCGATTCAAAGGTTGCTCAAAAAAAAGGGCTACCGAGTTGATGTCTGCACCTCGGGTGAAGAGGCGATCGAGGCGATCGGGCAAACCCCGTACCATCTCATCATCAGCGATCTCAGCATGCAGGGAATGAGCGGCATGGAGCTTCTTGCCTGGACCCGGAAGAACGCCTCCGAAACAGCCCTGATCATGATCACAGCCTATGGCTCCGAAAAAACCGCTGTCGACGCCATGAAACTGGGTGCGTCGGACTATGTGCCCAAACCGTTCGATAATGACGAGTTGCTCCTCAAAGTCTCGCGAGTTCTCGACACGCGTACGACCCGAGTCGAAAACCAACTTCTTCGGGAACAGATCGGAGCATCCCTCGGGCTTGATAATTTTGTAGGTCGAAGCCCGAGCATGCAGCGCGTTTTCGAAGTGATTCGCAAAGTGGCTGACTCGGACCTCACGGTCCTGGTTCGGGGGCCCAGCGGGACGGGCAAAGAACTGGTGGCCAACGCGATCCACCTCGGGAGTCCCCGGAAACAACGACCATTGGTCAAGGTGAACTGTGCGGCCTTCACTCGCGAGCTCGTCGAAAGCGAACTCTTCGGCCACGAGAAGGGGGCTTTTACCGGGGCGGTTCGCGCGCGCGAGGGCAAGTTCGAACTTGCGGACGGGGGCACACTCTTTCTCGATGAGATCGGCGATATGGCTCTCGAGACACAAGCGAAAATCCTGCGCGCACTGCAGGAAAAGGAAATTCAACGCGTCGGCGGCGACATCACCCTGAAGGTCGATGTTCGGATCATTGCGGCTACCAATCACGATCTGGAAGCCAAGGTGGCCGATGGGACTTTTCGAGAAGACCTCTTCTACCGGCTCAACGTCGTCCCGATATCCTTACCTCCCCTCCGGGAGCGCGAAGGCGACCTGCCTATTCTGATAGATTATTTCCTTGACGGCATTGCCGAACGCCTCGGCCGCGAGCGAGCTCGATTCACCCCAGCGGCAATGCGCGCCCTGGCCGACGCAGAGTGGAAGGGAAACGTTCGGGAACTGGAGCATGTAATCGAACAATCTGTCGTTTTGGCCGACGGGATCGAGATCGATATCGAAGGCCTCCCGGATACTGTCCGACAGTCGACAGCAGGGACTGTCGGCGTGGCTGTCGACCACACGCTTCCCTTCAAGGAAGCCAAACAAATTGTCGTTGCGGAGTTCGAGCGCTCCTTTCTGGAAGCCGCCCTCGCTCGCCACGAGGGAAATATCTCGAGGACAGCAGAAGCAATTGGCATGTACCGCCAGCACCTGCAGGGAAAGCTCGCCGAGTACGGGATCGAAGCCTCCTCCTTTCGCCCGGTGAGATAG
- a CDS encoding acyl-CoA dehydrogenase family protein, which translates to MSELENFRNETAEWLDANAPEFAKKPVKDNDEICWGGSHWQFADPGEKEWLDRMAAKGWTAPQWPTKYGGGGLSKEEDKILAQEMRKRRLRPPLIGFGLSMIGPLLLQEGSEELCAEHLPKIIRGEIRWCQGYSEPGSGSDLASLRTRADRDGDDFVLNGQKVWTSYADQADWMFILVRTDPDATKHTGISFLLMDMRSPGVEAKPIQLISGYSPFCETFLSDVRVPATNLVGTENDGWRLAKALLGHERTMIAGFGTGGGNSKGESISARAKRYAGEENGRLADAVLRDKIAAGEMDQRAFELTMMRSRDGMKAGHKPGPETSFFKLHGTEINMRRNELEMQIAGPQAIGWEGEGFDDRELGTARSWLRSRGNSIEGGTSEVQLNIIAKRVLGLPD; encoded by the coding sequence ATGTCCGAACTGGAAAATTTCAGAAACGAAACCGCCGAGTGGCTCGACGCGAATGCCCCGGAATTCGCCAAAAAGCCGGTCAAAGACAACGACGAAATCTGCTGGGGCGGTTCCCATTGGCAATTCGCTGATCCGGGCGAAAAAGAATGGCTCGATCGCATGGCCGCGAAAGGTTGGACCGCGCCCCAGTGGCCCACAAAGTACGGCGGTGGTGGTCTCAGCAAGGAGGAGGACAAGATCCTCGCGCAGGAAATGCGCAAACGCCGCCTGCGCCCGCCATTGATCGGTTTCGGACTCAGCATGATTGGACCCCTTCTGCTGCAGGAGGGGAGCGAGGAACTCTGTGCCGAACACTTGCCCAAGATCATTCGCGGAGAGATCCGCTGGTGTCAGGGGTACTCGGAGCCCGGCTCAGGTTCGGATCTCGCCAGCCTGCGCACACGAGCAGATCGAGACGGGGATGATTTTGTCCTTAATGGCCAAAAAGTCTGGACCTCGTATGCCGACCAGGCAGATTGGATGTTTATTCTGGTGCGGACCGACCCTGACGCGACCAAGCATACCGGGATCAGCTTCCTCCTGATGGATATGCGTAGTCCGGGCGTCGAGGCCAAGCCCATTCAGTTGATCAGTGGCTACTCGCCCTTTTGCGAAACCTTCCTCTCTGATGTGCGCGTCCCTGCGACCAACCTCGTTGGCACGGAAAACGACGGTTGGCGTCTGGCCAAAGCTTTGCTCGGCCACGAACGGACCATGATTGCCGGGTTTGGTACCGGCGGCGGTAACAGTAAGGGCGAGAGCATCTCGGCTCGGGCCAAGCGCTATGCCGGAGAGGAAAATGGTCGCCTCGCCGATGCCGTATTGCGGGACAAGATTGCCGCTGGCGAAATGGATCAGCGCGCTTTCGAACTCACCATGATGCGCTCACGCGACGGCATGAAGGCCGGCCACAAGCCGGGGCCCGAAACCTCGTTTTTCAAACTTCACGGCACCGAAATCAATATGCGCCGGAACGAACTCGAAATGCAGATTGCAGGCCCGCAAGCGATTGGCTGGGAGGGCGAAGGGTTTGATGACCGAGAATTGGGCACGGCCCGATCCTGGCTGCGGTCTCGCGGCAACTCGATCGAAGGCGGCACCTCGGAGGTCCAACTGAATATTATCGCCAAGCGCGTTCTCGGATTACCCGACTGA
- a CDS encoding carbohydrate porin, translating to MEQISSDKKQLCGRLVALLAIFWSCVGPLSADAAKVPELLGSEPVVGDLRSLAEPRPRPLDDLNAELSPYGVRLGLGYTTTVLGNPVGGANQGVSYAGLMAFGVFLDLEEWWGWSDTEFHISGSWATGSSLTADHIHNTVNVSNVFSGQAARLYELTLQSKFFDEQFEIRIGKISAGEYFAVNPLGSYFLNLSFDDNPAAVAYNDPAFAIDPVALWGIMGSLKLTNERWNLRAAVYDASNPTQWNEYNSGLNFRFNPANGMLFTGQLDYHLPSIEGAGRGGSQMSIGMFVDTGKRPLLTNAQASQEGNTNFWLTVQHDFGEIVNTGDQLAGFLTMTGAPQTNLNMFPFSVASGFVWNGLLAQRPSDAVALAASYYRFSSKLPGQTHEIALELAYTLRLTPWMTIQPDLQGVLRPSGTGKIPSALVMGFSTEVVF from the coding sequence ATGGAGCAAATATCTTCGGATAAAAAACAGCTTTGCGGAAGGCTGGTCGCGCTTCTCGCAATCTTTTGGAGTTGTGTCGGCCCGCTCTCGGCCGACGCCGCCAAAGTCCCCGAATTGCTGGGCAGCGAACCGGTGGTGGGCGATCTCAGGTCTCTCGCGGAACCCCGGCCTCGACCCCTTGACGATCTGAATGCGGAGCTGAGCCCCTATGGTGTCCGATTGGGGCTCGGTTATACGACAACGGTTCTGGGTAATCCTGTTGGCGGAGCGAACCAGGGCGTGAGCTATGCGGGTTTGATGGCCTTCGGCGTGTTCCTTGATCTGGAGGAATGGTGGGGGTGGAGCGATACGGAGTTCCATATTTCAGGCTCCTGGGCCACAGGGTCCAGCTTGACTGCGGACCATATCCACAACACGGTCAATGTCTCCAATGTCTTCAGCGGGCAGGCCGCGCGGCTTTATGAATTGACATTGCAATCCAAATTTTTCGATGAGCAGTTCGAAATTCGTATCGGAAAAATTTCGGCGGGCGAATATTTTGCGGTGAACCCGCTTGGTTCCTATTTCCTCAATCTATCCTTTGATGACAACCCGGCTGCCGTCGCATATAACGACCCTGCTTTTGCAATTGACCCCGTCGCACTCTGGGGCATCATGGGCAGTCTGAAGTTGACCAACGAGCGATGGAACCTTCGGGCGGCGGTTTATGATGCCTCCAACCCGACGCAGTGGAATGAGTATAACAGTGGCTTGAATTTCAGATTCAATCCCGCCAACGGCATGCTGTTTACGGGGCAACTCGACTACCATCTCCCGAGCATTGAGGGCGCGGGCCGCGGGGGCAGTCAGATGTCTATCGGCATGTTTGTCGACACGGGGAAGCGCCCGCTTTTGACAAACGCCCAAGCCTCTCAGGAAGGCAACACCAATTTCTGGTTGACGGTACAGCATGATTTCGGAGAGATCGTGAATACAGGAGATCAGCTGGCCGGATTTTTGACAATGACGGGCGCGCCTCAGACGAACCTGAATATGTTTCCGTTCTCCGTCGCTTCCGGGTTCGTCTGGAACGGGCTGCTCGCTCAGAGGCCATCAGACGCTGTGGCGCTGGCCGCCTCCTATTATCGGTTCAGCTCCAAGCTCCCCGGGCAGACGCACGAGATTGCTCTGGAGCTTGCCTATACCCTGAGGCTGACTCCATGGATGACCATACAGCCAGACCTGCAGGGCGTGCTCCGCCCTTCGGGTACGGGGAAAATCCCCAGTGCTCTGGTGATGGGTTTTTCTACCGAAGTCGTTTTCTGA
- a CDS encoding nitroreductase/quinone reductase family protein codes for MVRTMVRLCLPLITGIHRFIFEKSGHRMGWGAAGFEFLVLENIGRKSGLVRQTPLLFVAHHGTWLIAASNAGQDKDPVWWLNLCASPDVHIRTKQGRTAVHARRAEPPEEEKLWAVMIEVMPWFQNYRAGTNRTIPLVILEPREISPGEATI; via the coding sequence ATGGTGAGAACAATGGTGCGACTTTGCCTGCCTCTGATTACAGGCATTCATCGATTCATTTTCGAGAAAAGCGGTCACCGCATGGGTTGGGGAGCCGCCGGATTCGAGTTTCTGGTGCTGGAAAATATCGGGCGCAAAAGCGGTCTGGTGCGCCAGACGCCGCTGCTTTTCGTGGCTCATCACGGGACCTGGCTGATCGCGGCATCGAATGCAGGTCAGGACAAGGATCCGGTCTGGTGGTTGAATCTCTGCGCGAGTCCGGATGTGCATATTCGCACCAAGCAGGGTCGGACGGCCGTTCACGCCCGGAGAGCCGAGCCGCCCGAAGAGGAAAAGCTATGGGCGGTGATGATCGAGGTGATGCCGTGGTTCCAGAACTATCGCGCAGGGACGAATCGAACGATACCGCTGGTGATTCTGGAGCCCCGAGAGATCTCCCCCGGGGAGGCAACGATATGA
- a CDS encoding cysteine hydrolase — translation MNLAQIIDPPSTAVITVECQRGVIGAGAIFPALVDAVNESGMIANGQSVLAAARKAGSPVLHGVAHRREDRGGQTANCRLLAMAMKAPGEGLLPGSDNARIIPEFGPADSDFIVPRIHGVTIFHGTEMDALLRNLNVKTVVLLGVSLNIAILGSAIEAVNSGYQVVVPHDGTAATPPAYAQAVLEHSLPMVATITDCQSLVASFTRTAN, via the coding sequence ATGAACCTCGCGCAAATCATAGACCCGCCCAGCACGGCGGTCATCACCGTTGAATGCCAGCGCGGCGTCATCGGTGCCGGCGCGATTTTCCCCGCTCTGGTCGATGCCGTCAACGAGTCGGGGATGATTGCGAACGGACAATCCGTTCTTGCAGCCGCTCGCAAGGCCGGTTCTCCTGTCCTGCATGGGGTCGCCCATCGTCGCGAAGACCGTGGCGGCCAGACCGCGAATTGTCGGCTGCTGGCCATGGCGATGAAGGCGCCGGGAGAGGGACTCCTGCCGGGCTCCGATAATGCCCGGATCATTCCCGAGTTCGGACCGGCCGATAGCGATTTTATCGTGCCGCGGATTCATGGGGTCACCATTTTCCATGGGACCGAAATGGATGCCCTGCTACGAAACCTCAACGTCAAGACCGTCGTACTTCTCGGAGTGAGCCTGAACATCGCCATTTTGGGGAGTGCTATCGAGGCTGTGAATTCCGGCTATCAAGTCGTCGTTCCCCACGATGGAACTGCCGCGACTCCGCCCGCGTACGCCCAAGCGGTCCTCGAACACTCGCTGCCCATGGTCGCGACTATTACCGATTGTCAGTCTCTGGTCGCATCCTTCACGCGAACCGCGAACTGA
- a CDS encoding ATP-binding protein, with protein sequence MHVIPLSNLLVSGAFFLVMLVWAVIARTGWIALRTGRAQGPISRLHPLLGIATCIAYFTAALSTLAPDALDPDNSILGTYMVMANDLAGFAAVALFRHMAHYFEPGAPILRRRWLLLNYGSATIVSLIAMAGSTQPYDQSLGSRLYGGITYGYMALMFFLSIQGLRKNETSSWKTPFGATERPLRVVSSAAVVLLITVSGVVLTQSSDAKIFTAAWTMALFGALVAAPFAIRNLGAVLRDTLVALCFVGTGIAGAFLVYWETSFLPENERFWMQIFLGSVYGLLIAGAGLQACWALFDRIIFRRAHNKQGVLREALHALSPALGTQQCSVRALAALTHAFQLEGAGLIWRDGGAQTFGKFRIEKLEEIWPRGEAADALAKRTLAGGELTHLPEELRGPRNQAHVVGVVCVRGSRRLWGHILMRTDLVGSSFGSEELSAIEGFADQLGLLLDGADMLGRTLEVERSLAHAEKLSAIGELTARVAHEIRNPATAARSLAQQLVEEPDSPYQQEHTLIVESLDRIENQVALLLRYAKRDDPTLVSVDLAALTRRTAEELRPSLRSAGIELIVQSPAALSTKADAEKLRLVMVNLIENARDALADSEGTKEIRVAVSSALNKVSIEVTDTGPGVPAQDLDNLFESFFTTKETGTGLGLAISKRTIEAHGGEIRASQVPGSGLSFQIDLPMNSEEIYA encoded by the coding sequence ATGCACGTAATCCCACTCTCCAACCTTCTGGTCAGCGGAGCCTTTTTTCTGGTTATGCTGGTCTGGGCGGTCATCGCGCGGACCGGCTGGATTGCCCTGCGCACCGGCCGCGCGCAAGGTCCGATCTCACGCCTGCACCCACTGCTCGGCATTGCGACCTGCATCGCCTACTTTACAGCAGCCCTCTCCACTCTGGCTCCCGACGCTCTCGATCCGGACAACTCGATCCTGGGCACCTATATGGTCATGGCGAATGATCTCGCGGGCTTCGCCGCGGTCGCACTCTTTCGCCATATGGCTCATTATTTCGAGCCGGGCGCGCCAATCTTGCGTCGGCGCTGGTTACTCCTGAACTATGGCTCTGCGACCATTGTCAGTCTGATTGCGATGGCAGGATCCACGCAGCCCTACGACCAAAGTCTCGGCAGCCGTCTCTACGGCGGGATCACATATGGCTATATGGCCCTGATGTTCTTTCTTTCAATTCAGGGTCTGCGAAAGAACGAGACCTCCAGCTGGAAGACTCCATTTGGTGCAACCGAACGACCACTTCGCGTCGTTTCCAGTGCCGCCGTCGTTCTGCTGATCACGGTAAGCGGTGTCGTCCTCACCCAGAGCAGCGACGCCAAGATCTTCACCGCCGCGTGGACCATGGCTCTCTTCGGTGCACTGGTCGCGGCGCCCTTTGCGATCCGGAACCTCGGCGCAGTCTTGCGCGATACACTCGTCGCGCTCTGCTTTGTGGGAACCGGTATTGCCGGTGCGTTTCTCGTTTATTGGGAGACTTCCTTCCTTCCGGAAAACGAGCGCTTCTGGATGCAGATCTTTCTCGGGTCCGTGTATGGACTCCTGATCGCCGGCGCAGGCCTGCAGGCTTGCTGGGCGCTCTTCGATCGCATCATTTTCAGGCGCGCCCACAACAAGCAAGGCGTCTTGCGCGAAGCGCTTCATGCTCTTTCTCCGGCGCTGGGGACGCAGCAATGTTCCGTCCGCGCATTGGCAGCTCTGACTCACGCCTTCCAACTCGAGGGTGCCGGCCTGATCTGGCGCGATGGTGGCGCGCAGACGTTCGGGAAATTTCGCATCGAGAAACTCGAAGAGATCTGGCCGCGCGGCGAGGCTGCAGATGCTCTCGCCAAGCGCACGCTGGCAGGAGGCGAGCTCACCCACCTCCCGGAAGAGTTGCGTGGTCCGCGCAATCAAGCTCATGTCGTAGGCGTCGTCTGCGTCCGTGGCTCGCGCCGTCTATGGGGACATATCCTGATGCGCACGGATCTCGTTGGCTCAAGTTTCGGAAGTGAAGAGTTGTCGGCCATCGAAGGCTTCGCCGACCAGCTCGGTTTACTTCTCGACGGGGCCGATATGCTCGGACGCACCCTGGAGGTCGAGCGCTCTCTTGCCCACGCGGAGAAGCTCTCCGCGATCGGCGAACTCACGGCTCGAGTGGCCCATGAGATCCGAAACCCCGCCACCGCGGCGCGCAGTCTGGCCCAGCAGCTCGTGGAGGAACCCGACTCGCCCTACCAACAGGAACATACGCTGATCGTTGAGTCTCTCGACCGAATCGAAAATCAGGTCGCGCTCCTTCTCCGGTACGCCAAGCGCGACGATCCTACCCTGGTATCGGTCGATCTCGCCGCTCTTACCCGGCGTACAGCCGAAGAATTACGCCCCAGCCTGCGCTCTGCCGGAATCGAGTTGATTGTACAATCGCCGGCGGCACTCTCCACCAAAGCCGATGCCGAAAAACTCCGTCTCGTCATGGTCAACCTGATCGAAAATGCCCGCGATGCTCTCGCCGACAGCGAAGGGACCAAGGAGATTCGCGTCGCTGTCAGCTCGGCCCTCAACAAGGTCTCCATCGAGGTCACCGACACAGGGCCCGGCGTGCCGGCGCAGGATCTGGACAACCTTTTCGAGTCTTTTTTCACAACCAAGGAAACAGGCACCGGGCTTGGACTGGCTATTTCAAAAAGAACGATCGAAGCGCATGGCGGCGAGATTCGCGCCTCTCAGGTTCCGGGTAGCGGTCTCTCTTTTCAAATTGATTTACCCATGAACTCCGAGGAGATCTACGCGTGA
- a CDS encoding FGGY family carbohydrate kinase, translated as MSKAASHTIGIDEGTTGVRAIVLDAGGTLVGHAYQPVRADYPHPGWVEHPAEELWQTTKGVLDRALADAGLRAPDIATIGIANQRGAAAIFDQIGQPLGPILGWQDQRTATRCVELLEQGFFIIPNTAASKYEWLLREHGGAGPKVRLGTIDAYLACRLSEGDIFASDHSNYSVSGVYEFFGGTLDQRTIDHLQIDADALPTLVDSSSILGHTSARVFGAEVPIAALAGDQHAAMYAQGCHEVGTIEIEIGTSAMVKRNEGEALGEAPAGSYPLVLWSLDGSRTFCVESPVLTAGAAAGWLLEGLGLVADIESLEPLARSVTDAGGVWAVPALAGLGGPHLDLEARGMIGGISRATSKAHIARAMLEGIAWRCAEAAVALGGENGAERIRVAGGAAANDLLLQLVADASGAEVQRPALLDRAALGAAYLAQRALGLTTDQEISERWRADQSFTPSWSQDERATRREKWLSRIALSRAAGT; from the coding sequence ATGTCCAAGGCAGCCAGTCATACGATCGGAATCGACGAAGGAACTACAGGAGTGCGGGCGATCGTCCTCGATGCGGGGGGAACCCTTGTCGGACATGCCTACCAGCCCGTTCGCGCGGACTACCCGCATCCCGGCTGGGTGGAGCATCCCGCCGAGGAACTTTGGCAGACCACCAAGGGGGTCCTCGATCGGGCCCTCGCCGATGCCGGATTACGCGCTCCGGATATTGCCACGATCGGGATTGCGAACCAGCGAGGTGCTGCCGCAATTTTCGATCAGATAGGTCAGCCCCTCGGTCCGATTTTGGGTTGGCAGGATCAACGCACGGCGACCCGCTGTGTCGAACTTCTGGAGCAGGGTTTCTTCATCATTCCGAATACAGCCGCTTCCAAATACGAGTGGCTCCTCCGGGAGCACGGTGGCGCGGGGCCGAAAGTACGCCTTGGGACGATCGATGCCTATCTCGCTTGCCGACTTTCGGAAGGTGATATCTTTGCCAGCGATCATTCCAACTACTCGGTCAGCGGTGTTTACGAGTTCTTCGGGGGGACGCTCGATCAGCGGACGATTGACCATTTGCAGATTGATGCGGATGCTCTGCCGACGCTTGTGGATTCGAGCAGCATCCTTGGTCATACCAGCGCGCGTGTCTTCGGAGCAGAGGTCCCGATCGCTGCCCTCGCGGGCGATCAGCATGCCGCGATGTACGCACAGGGGTGTCATGAGGTCGGGACGATTGAAATCGAGATCGGCACATCAGCGATGGTCAAGAGAAACGAAGGTGAAGCCCTGGGCGAGGCACCGGCTGGCTCGTATCCTCTGGTACTCTGGTCCCTCGATGGGTCGCGGACCTTTTGCGTGGAGTCGCCGGTTTTGACAGCGGGAGCCGCGGCAGGCTGGTTGCTGGAAGGCCTCGGTCTGGTGGCTGATATCGAGAGTCTGGAACCCCTCGCACGCTCGGTTACAGATGCTGGCGGCGTATGGGCCGTTCCCGCTCTCGCGGGTCTCGGTGGACCCCATCTGGACCTCGAGGCACGGGGGATGATCGGGGGGATCTCGCGCGCAACCTCAAAGGCGCATATCGCGCGCGCGATGTTGGAAGGAATTGCATGGAGGTGTGCCGAGGCAGCTGTCGCTTTGGGCGGGGAAAATGGGGCAGAGCGCATTCGGGTTGCTGGAGGCGCAGCGGCCAACGACCTTCTTCTGCAATTGGTGGCAGACGCCTCCGGGGCAGAGGTTCAGCGGCCTGCGTTACTGGATCGAGCTGCCTTGGGAGCAGCGTACCTCGCGCAGCGGGCTCTCGGCTTGACCACCGATCAGGAAATTTCGGAGCGTTGGCGAGCGGATCAAAGCTTTACGCCAAGCTGGTCACAGGATGAGCGCGCCACTCGGCGAGAAAAATGGCTTAGCCGGATCGCACTCTCTCGCGCTGCCGGCACCTGA